The Blautia pseudococcoides genome segment CTGTTTCCGTCTCCGCGGAACCGGTATCCGCATCATCAGCGGTATCCTCTGTCCCCGTATCAGCACTGTCGGTTTTCGTGTCACCGCCTCCGGAACTGCCGCAGCCTGCGGTCATTGTCAGCACCATTGCAGATGTCATGGTCAACGCCAATGTCTTAACAACTTTCCTCTTCATTTTGTTTCCTCCTTTTGTTTTTTCATTTCTTAGGATGTCATTATTATAGCGTCTCTATCATATTTCAAAAACCGCCGCTTTTAAGATTGGGATTAATTTTTTAGGGTATTTTTTTAATATTTGAGTAAAAAATTAATATTCATTGTTTTCCATTGTATATTTTGTACATCATCTTCATATAATAGCAGCATTTTACACACAAAAAAGCGAGACATTAACGTCTCGCTTTCATAAACTCCGTCACATTGACTCCCGTTTCTTCCTTGAAGCATTTATTGAAATACTTTGGGTCTGAAAAGCCCACACTGTACAGCACTTCATCCTTTGAGATTTCTCCCTCCAGCAAAAGCTCCTGGGCTTTTTCAATGCGATACCTTCTTAAAAATCTGGAAAAATTCTCCCCCACATCTCTGCTGAACAGATAACTGAAATATTCAGCACTGACCCCCAGGTCTGCAGCCAGGTCTTTCTGTGAGATTTTAGAGGCATAGGAACATTCTATAATGTGCATTGCCTTTAATATCAGCGGATGCGCATTGGGATATCTGCTTTTTAGATTCCGATTCTCCTTATCCCATGTAATGCTGTTGTACTCCTCCAGCCTTTGGATAATATCCTCAATATCTTCAGGCACCAGAGGTTTGACCAGATAGTCTGTTACGCCCAAAGAGATTGCCTGCCTGGCAAGTTCAAATTCCTCGTACGCACTGATAATAACAAATTTCGTCTTCATATCCTGGGCCCTGGCAGCTCTGATCAGCGCGATCCCATCCATATATGGCATTTTAATATCAGTAAAGACCACCTCAGGTTCCAAGAGCTTCATAAGCTCAAATGCTTCTTTCCCATCTGCAGCCTCACCGACTATTTCGTGCTTGTCTGATACCATCATGATCAGATTTCTAAGGCCTCTGCTTGCCCTCTTCTCATCTTCCGCAATTAGTATTCTCACATCAATTCCTCCTCCAGGCATATCTCACTTTCGCTTTGCTTTTTCAGTTCTGATTCCGGGATAGGAATCCAGAATGTAAAGGAGGTTCCGGACTCCGGACATGTGTGCATCTGAATATCCAGCTTTTCTCCATAATACATACGCATTCTTGTAACCACATTCAAAATTCCGATGCCTACTTTTTGCCGCTGCAGTACAGGTGCCTTTCCTTTTGACTCTAAGATATTTTTTATCACGTTCTCCGTATCTGCATCAATTCCGCTTCCATTGTCTCTAATCTCTATCCTTAATCGTCCCTTTTCCTCGGACGCGGTAATTTTAACCATTCCGCCCCCATGCCTTCCCTCAAAGCCATGGAGGATAGAGTTTTCTACAAATGGCTGAAACATAAGTTTGCAGCACGGCCAATAACCATATTCCTCTTCAAAATCTATGGAATAGTCAAATACATTCTCAAACCTTGTCTTCTGCAGGTAGAGATACTGGTCGATCCAGGCAATCTCCTGGTACAGATACACATCCTGGCATTTCTGGTCAAAGGTATAGCGGAGTATATTAGATAGTTTCTTGATCAGGACAGATACCTGCCGGTTTCCCGCTTCTATGGCTTCATAATTGATCGTGCCCAGAGTATTACATATAAAATGGGCATTTATCTGGGATTCCAGAGCCTCCCGCTCTGCCTGGTGCTGGCGCTCAATGGAAGCGAGCGTCTCCTCATGTTGCCTTTTCATAGCTATATTCTTTTCTTCCAGAGCTTCTATCATTCGATTGTACTCATCTGCCAGCTGCCAGATCTCATGTTTTCCTTCTATGGATATCTTACTGTGGAAATTGCCCTTTTTCACGGTTTTAATAGACTCTGAAATCTTTGTGACCGGCTTTAGCAGATAGCGCATAAAGAAAACCGTCAGAAATATATAGGCAGCCAGGATCAAAATATAGATGATCACGCCTCTGTTATAAATCTGGTCCACGTGTTCCTGCATTTTTCGTTCATCCATCAAAATGTTCATTGTCCATCCAAAATAACCGAGCTGCCGGCTGATGACCTGTATCTCATCATCCCGAACCAGGTCATCCTCCGAAATGCCAATATAGTTATCCATATTATGGTATAGGATCTGCCCATTCTCATCTGCAATGTATCCCTGGGCATATTTCACTTTTGGTATCTCCACTGTATTTAGAAATTCTTTAAATACATCCATATTATAGCTAACGATCAGGACATACTTCACCTTCTTCAG includes the following:
- a CDS encoding response regulator transcription factor, with product MRILIAEDEKRASRGLRNLIMMVSDKHEIVGEAADGKEAFELMKLLEPEVVFTDIKMPYMDGIALIRAARAQDMKTKFVIISAYEEFELARQAISLGVTDYLVKPLVPEDIEDIIQRLEEYNSITWDKENRNLKSRYPNAHPLILKAMHIIECSYASKISQKDLAADLGVSAEYFSYLFSRDVGENFSRFLRRYRIEKAQELLLEGEISKDEVLYSVGFSDPKYFNKCFKEETGVNVTEFMKARR
- a CDS encoding sensor histidine kinase; protein product: MHLYKKMKTYFEEHIVSSFVLVFSLAVLVMALVFQGYLKNEYLNYLVEQSFETENAVLVSVQKNVNYSIKEHINFGSEMVVSSDIYNKVQSFYDSNGYNALYNTLSDYDYIKNTVAVAIVGEDGLMCQYDRYKRSDGAMWDSENDKYLREMYQEVMKNTNNYYIPLYMASTEPDVHPQDSDLRLFHVAYPLIGNRTGLKKVKYVLIVSYNMDVFKEFLNTVEIPKVKYAQGYIADENGQILYHNMDNYIGISEDDLVRDDEIQVISRQLGYFGWTMNILMDERKMQEHVDQIYNRGVIIYILILAAYIFLTVFFMRYLLKPVTKISESIKTVKKGNFHSKISIEGKHEIWQLADEYNRMIEALEEKNIAMKRQHEETLASIERQHQAEREALESQINAHFICNTLGTINYEAIEAGNRQVSVLIKKLSNILRYTFDQKCQDVYLYQEIAWIDQYLYLQKTRFENVFDYSIDFEEEYGYWPCCKLMFQPFVENSILHGFEGRHGGGMVKITASEEKGRLRIEIRDNGSGIDADTENVIKNILESKGKAPVLQRQKVGIGILNVVTRMRMYYGEKLDIQMHTCPESGTSFTFWIPIPESELKKQSESEICLEEELM